One stretch of Candidatus Binatia bacterium DNA includes these proteins:
- the ahcY gene encoding adenosylhomocysteinase, whose translation MAGKKYDVKSLALAPQGKKRIAWAGQDMPVLGRVRERFQKEKPFQGLRFSACLHVTAETANLVQTLRAGGAQVLLCASNPLSTQDDVAASLVKHDRIPTFAIKGEDHKTYYRHLRAALDHAPVVTMDDGADLVSMLHKDYAHLASNLIASMEETTTGVIRLRALAADKKLKIPVIAVNDASTKHLFDNRYGTGQSTIDGVIRATDMLLAGKRVVIAGYGWCGKGVASRARGMGSKVIVTEVDPIRALEAAMDGFEVMSMKEAAKIGDLFITLTGDMHVVGKEHLKLMKDGAVVCNSGHFDIEIDLKALKQMARKEEKNVRNFVDAYTLPGGKKIFILGEGRLVNLAAAEGHPASVMDMSFATQALASEWAVKNRSKLKPQVYEVPKAVEDWVASLKLSSMGIRIDRLSSEQEKYLSSWNMGT comes from the coding sequence ATGGCCGGAAAGAAATACGACGTTAAAAGTCTCGCTTTAGCTCCGCAGGGCAAAAAGCGCATCGCCTGGGCCGGGCAGGACATGCCGGTTCTCGGCAGAGTGCGCGAGCGCTTCCAGAAGGAAAAGCCTTTTCAGGGACTCCGCTTCTCAGCGTGCCTTCACGTCACGGCGGAGACCGCCAACTTGGTTCAGACGCTGAGGGCCGGCGGCGCACAAGTCTTGCTCTGCGCGTCCAATCCGCTCTCGACCCAGGACGACGTCGCAGCCAGCCTCGTCAAACACGACCGGATTCCTACCTTTGCGATCAAGGGAGAAGATCACAAAACCTATTATCGCCATCTCCGGGCCGCGCTCGACCACGCGCCGGTCGTCACGATGGACGACGGCGCCGATCTCGTCTCCATGCTGCACAAGGACTATGCGCATCTGGCTTCCAATTTGATCGCCAGCATGGAAGAGACCACGACGGGCGTCATCCGGCTGCGCGCGTTGGCCGCCGACAAAAAGTTAAAAATTCCCGTGATCGCCGTGAACGACGCGAGCACAAAGCATCTCTTCGACAACCGCTACGGCACGGGCCAATCGACGATCGATGGAGTTATTCGCGCGACGGACATGCTGCTGGCCGGCAAGCGGGTCGTGATCGCGGGCTACGGCTGGTGCGGCAAGGGCGTCGCCTCGCGCGCCCGTGGCATGGGATCGAAGGTGATCGTGACCGAAGTGGATCCGATTCGCGCGCTGGAAGCGGCGATGGACGGCTTCGAAGTGATGTCGATGAAAGAGGCGGCCAAGATCGGCGATCTCTTCATCACGCTCACCGGCGACATGCACGTCGTCGGCAAAGAGCATTTAAAATTAATGAAGGACGGCGCCGTGGTTTGCAACTCGGGCCACTTCGACATCGAGATCGATTTGAAGGCGCTGAAGCAGATGGCGCGCAAGGAAGAAAAAAACGTGCGCAATTTCGTGGATGCGTATACCTTGCCGGGCGGAAAAAAGATTTTTATCCTCGGCGAAGGGCGGCTGGTCAATTTAGCCGCGGCCGAAGGCCATCCCGCGTCCGTCATGGACATGAGCTTCGCCACCCAGGCACTGGCCTCCGAATGGGCGGTCAAAAACCGGAGCAAGCTCAAGCCGCAAGTTTACGAAGTTCCCAAGGCGGTCGAAGATTGGGTTGCCAGCCTCAAACTTTCCAGCATGGGGATTCGCATCGACCGGCTCAGTTCCGAACAGGAGAAGTATCTCTCCTCATGGAACATGGGCACCTAG
- the metK gene encoding methionine adenosyltransferase, with translation MAAKDFLFTSESVSEGHPDKMCDQISDAILDAHLSGDPDSRVACEALTKTGMVVVAGEITSKAKVGYNEIIREVVSEIGYNDSAMGFDGNTCAIISAIERQSPDISQGVTEGEGLHKEQGAGDQGMMFGYACDETPELMPFPIQMAHGLVKYLAKIRKGGEAPFLRPDSKSQVTVEYRDGRPARVTSVVISTQHIPEVEYKKLKDTVIDGVIRAVVPADFLDKNTVYHVNPTGRFVVGGPQGDCGLTGRKIIVDTYGGMGRHGGGAFSGKDPSKVDRSAAYMARYIAKNIVAAQLARKCEVQLAYVIGVADPVSITVDTFDTGTIPEKDLSRIVREVFSLTPKGIIQALDLKRPIYRSTASYGHFGRVPENGCFTWEKTDQVEALKKAAAKV, from the coding sequence ATGGCAGCCAAGGATTTCCTCTTTACCTCGGAGTCGGTTTCCGAGGGCCATCCCGACAAGATGTGCGATCAGATTTCCGATGCGATTCTCGACGCGCATTTGAGCGGCGATCCCGACAGCCGCGTCGCCTGCGAGGCGCTGACGAAGACCGGCATGGTCGTCGTCGCCGGCGAGATCACGAGCAAGGCCAAAGTCGGCTATAACGAAATCATCCGCGAAGTCGTCAGCGAGATCGGCTACAACGACTCGGCGATGGGTTTTGACGGCAACACGTGCGCGATCATCAGCGCGATCGAGCGCCAGTCGCCGGATATTTCTCAAGGCGTAACGGAAGGCGAAGGGCTGCACAAGGAGCAGGGCGCCGGCGATCAAGGAATGATGTTTGGGTACGCCTGCGACGAGACTCCCGAGCTGATGCCGTTTCCGATTCAGATGGCGCACGGTCTGGTTAAGTATCTCGCCAAGATTCGAAAAGGCGGCGAAGCTCCGTTCTTAAGACCCGACAGCAAGTCGCAGGTGACCGTGGAATATCGCGACGGCAGACCCGCGCGAGTGACGAGCGTCGTCATCTCGACGCAGCACATTCCCGAGGTCGAATACAAAAAACTCAAAGATACGGTCATCGACGGCGTGATCCGCGCCGTCGTCCCGGCGGATTTTCTCGACAAGAACACGGTCTATCACGTCAATCCCACCGGCCGGTTCGTCGTCGGCGGGCCGCAGGGAGACTGCGGTTTGACGGGAAGAAAGATCATCGTGGACACCTACGGCGGCATGGGCCGCCACGGCGGCGGCGCGTTTTCGGGAAAAGATCCTTCTAAAGTCGATCGCAGCGCCGCCTACATGGCGCGCTACATCGCGAAGAACATCGTCGCCGCCCAGCTCGCGCGCAAATGCGAGGTGCAGTTGGCCTACGTGATCGGCGTCGCCGATCCGGTCTCCATCACGGTCGATACGTTCGATACGGGAACGATTCCCGAAAAAGATCTTTCACGGATCGTCAGAGAAGTTTTCAGTCTCACGCCCAAAGGCATTATCCAAGCTCTCGACTTAAAGCGTCCTATCTACCGCTCTACCGCTTCCTACGGTCACTTCGGCCGCGTCCCCGAAAACGGCTGCTTCACCTGGGAAAAGACCGACCAGGTCGAGGCGCTGAAAAAAGCCGCAGCGAAAGTATAA
- a CDS encoding HPr family phosphocarrier protein has product MDKLVKKLAIKNKLGLHARAAALLVQTINRFDAEVTISKDGQTVDGRSIMGVLTLAATQGSEIAVEAKGKQAGEALRAVEKLVDKKFFESE; this is encoded by the coding sequence ATGGACAAGCTCGTGAAAAAACTCGCGATCAAGAACAAGCTCGGCCTGCACGCGCGCGCCGCCGCCCTTTTGGTCCAGACAATAAATCGTTTTGACGCCGAGGTCACGATTTCCAAAGACGGCCAGACCGTGGACGGGCGGAGCATCATGGGCGTGCTCACCCTGGCCGCCACGCAGGGCAGCGAGATCGCCGTCGAGGCCAAGGGAAAACAGGCCGGGGAAGCTCTCCGCGCCGTTGAAAAACTCGTCGACAAGAAATTCTTCGAGAGCGAGTAA
- the rapZ gene encoding RNase adapter RapZ yields the protein MIDSLDIVVVTGLSGSGKSVAIRALEDRGFFCIDNLPVALIPRFIELCRGYGEGISRIALGVDLRAGQFLQSWPEVLTGLRSVGHHVEVLYLDASDDVLLRRFSETRRPHPLAGDGPVQEGIARERKAMEGMRALADKVIDTSQLNVHELKKEVEEQFSQSVSPRRMNLFLTSFGYKYGIPPDADMILDVRFLPNPFFVHELREKKGLEPDVAEYVLKLDETHVFLDRLYALLEFTLPQYVREGKSSLTLALGCTGGRHRSVVLVEELKKRLDGEQFRIHVKHRDIDK from the coding sequence ATGATCGACAGTTTGGATATCGTCGTCGTGACCGGGCTCTCGGGCTCGGGAAAGAGCGTGGCGATCCGCGCGCTCGAAGACCGAGGCTTCTTCTGCATCGACAACCTTCCCGTCGCCCTGATCCCCAGGTTCATCGAACTTTGCCGCGGTTACGGCGAGGGCATCAGCCGGATCGCCTTGGGCGTGGATCTCCGCGCCGGTCAATTCCTGCAATCCTGGCCCGAAGTCCTGACCGGACTCCGCAGCGTCGGACACCACGTGGAGGTTTTGTATCTGGACGCTTCCGACGACGTGCTGCTGCGCCGCTTCAGCGAGACGCGCCGGCCGCATCCGCTGGCCGGCGACGGCCCGGTACAGGAGGGAATCGCCCGCGAGCGCAAAGCCATGGAGGGGATGCGCGCCTTGGCCGACAAAGTCATCGACACGAGCCAACTGAACGTGCACGAGCTTAAAAAAGAGGTCGAAGAGCAGTTCAGCCAGAGCGTGAGCCCGCGCCGAATGAACCTGTTTCTTACCTCCTTCGGCTACAAGTACGGCATCCCGCCCGACGCGGACATGATCCTCGACGTACGCTTTCTCCCCAACCCGTTTTTCGTCCATGAGCTGAGGGAAAAAAAGGGACTGGAACCCGACGTCGCAGAGTATGTTCTCAAACTGGATGAGACGCACGTTTTTCTCGACCGGCTTTATGCCCTGCTGGAATTTACCCTGCCGCAATACGTGCGCGAGGGAAAGAGCAGCCTGACGCTCGCCCTCGGCTGCACCGGCGGAAGACACCGCTCCGTGGTCTTGGTAGAGGAACTAAAAAAGAGGCTCGACGGAGAGCAATTTCGCATCCACGTGAAGCACCGCGACATCGACAAATGA
- a CDS encoding PTS sugar transporter subunit IIA, producing MKITDFLAAARIIPDLKGKDKRSVLKEMADCLASLDRALDARSLFDTLLEREKISSTAIGEGVAIPHGKVPGIRQVTGIFARSVQGVNFDSLDGGPTHLFFVLIAPEDSAADHLKALARISRLLKDSSFRVRLMEGKTQEEIFAVIVEEDRKF from the coding sequence TTGAAGATCACCGATTTTTTGGCTGCGGCGAGGATCATCCCGGACCTCAAGGGAAAGGACAAGAGGTCAGTGCTTAAAGAAATGGCCGATTGCCTGGCCTCCTTGGACCGCGCTTTGGATGCCCGGAGCCTGTTCGACACCTTGCTGGAAAGAGAGAAGATCAGCAGCACGGCCATCGGCGAAGGCGTGGCGATCCCTCATGGGAAAGTGCCCGGCATTCGGCAAGTCACCGGAATTTTTGCCCGGAGCGTTCAGGGCGTTAATTTCGATTCTTTGGACGGCGGCCCGACCCATCTCTTTTTCGTCCTGATCGCGCCGGAAGACTCGGCGGCGGACCATTTGAAGGCGCTGGCGCGAATCTCGCGCCTGTTGAAAGACAGCTCCTTTCGCGTCCGGCTCATGGAGGGAAAGACGCAAGAAGAGATCTTTGCCGTGATCGTCGAGGAAGATCGGAAATTTTAG
- the raiA gene encoding ribosome-associated translation inhibitor RaiA, which yields MTDVKVSVTFRHTRPTDALKHYAEEKLHKIGKYFDRPLEAHVVLSVDSRERQLAEVTIQARGMTIHGREETADLYSAIDLLLDKIEQQIRKYKTKTRLKRRRVKT from the coding sequence ATGACCGACGTCAAAGTTTCCGTCACCTTCCGCCACACGCGGCCGACGGATGCGCTGAAACATTACGCGGAGGAGAAGCTCCACAAGATCGGCAAATATTTCGACCGGCCCCTGGAAGCCCACGTCGTCCTTTCCGTGGACTCGCGCGAGCGGCAACTGGCGGAAGTCACGATCCAGGCGCGCGGCATGACGATTCACGGGCGCGAAGAGACCGCCGACCTTTATTCCGCGATCGATCTGTTGCTGGACAAGATCGAGCAGCAGATTCGAAAATATAAAACCAAGACCAGACTCAAAAGAAGAAGGGTAAAAACTTGA
- the rpoN gene encoding RNA polymerase factor sigma-54, which produces MALEIRQVQRLAQQLVMTPQLQQAIKLLQLSRVELEELVSQELQENPTLEESPAGEPETPSAKPEEDLPDRIEPVERAREPTAADKIGTMDWQDYLDTHSNSLHGSLTAESGGDEDEGPPSWENTLTKKTSLEDHLVWQLRMSRLSGDEEKIGLYMIGNLAENGYLALSLEEACHATGGAPETAEAVLKKIQLFDPPGVAARDLRECLLIQLQNLGLGDSLAARIVSDHLAQLENRRFEKLARELGITVDDIVAASQVIASLEPRPARGFDEEEIRTIIPDVSVEKIGDEWKIFLNDEGLPRLRVSSFYRRLAGQQGAEEEKARQYLQEKVRAATWLIKSIHQRQQTLYRVTESIFKFQREFLETGVSQLRPMVLKDVAEDIGMHESTVSRATANKYVHTPHGLFELKYFFQSGLRSGNGEDIAAESVKDKIRGIISTEDPKRPFSDQHIAKLLSDDAIGIARRTVAKYREAMGILPSSRRRQPYLRK; this is translated from the coding sequence ATGGCGCTGGAGATCAGGCAGGTCCAAAGACTCGCGCAGCAACTGGTCATGACCCCCCAGTTGCAGCAGGCGATCAAGCTGCTGCAACTTTCGCGCGTCGAGCTAGAGGAACTGGTCTCTCAAGAGCTGCAGGAAAATCCGACGCTGGAGGAGAGTCCCGCCGGCGAGCCGGAAACTCCCTCCGCCAAACCCGAAGAAGATCTCCCGGACAGAATCGAGCCGGTCGAGCGGGCGCGCGAGCCGACGGCCGCGGACAAGATCGGAACGATGGACTGGCAGGACTATCTCGATACTCACTCCAACTCCCTCCACGGCTCGTTGACGGCGGAGTCGGGCGGCGACGAGGACGAAGGCCCGCCTTCGTGGGAAAATACGCTCACGAAAAAGACCTCGCTCGAAGACCATCTGGTCTGGCAATTGCGCATGTCGCGTCTCTCCGGGGACGAAGAAAAGATCGGCCTTTACATGATCGGAAACCTGGCGGAGAACGGCTACCTCGCGCTTTCGCTCGAAGAAGCCTGCCATGCGACCGGCGGCGCGCCGGAAACGGCGGAGGCCGTGCTCAAAAAGATCCAGCTCTTCGATCCTCCGGGCGTGGCTGCGCGCGACTTGAGAGAATGCCTGTTGATCCAGCTCCAGAACCTGGGCCTGGGCGATAGCCTGGCGGCGCGGATCGTCTCGGACCACCTGGCGCAGCTCGAAAATAGACGCTTCGAAAAACTCGCGCGCGAGCTCGGCATCACCGTGGACGACATCGTGGCGGCGTCTCAAGTGATCGCCTCACTCGAGCCGCGTCCTGCGCGCGGCTTCGACGAAGAAGAGATTCGCACGATCATCCCCGACGTCTCGGTGGAAAAGATCGGCGACGAATGGAAAATATTTCTCAACGACGAAGGGCTGCCGCGCCTCAGGGTCAGCTCCTTCTACCGGCGTCTCGCCGGGCAGCAGGGAGCGGAAGAAGAAAAGGCGCGGCAATACCTGCAAGAAAAAGTGCGCGCGGCCACGTGGCTGATCAAGAGCATCCACCAGCGCCAGCAGACGCTCTATCGCGTGACCGAGAGCATTTTTAAATTCCAGCGGGAGTTTTTGGAGACGGGAGTCAGCCAGCTCCGGCCCATGGTGCTGAAAGACGTGGCCGAGGACATCGGCATGCACGAGTCCACCGTCAGCCGGGCGACGGCCAACAAGTACGTGCACACGCCGCACGGCCTCTTCGAGCTGAAATATTTTTTCCAAAGCGGCCTCCGATCGGGCAACGGGGAAGACATCGCCGCCGAGAGCGTCAAGGACAAGATCCGCGGCATCATCTCCACGGAAGATCCGAAAAGGCCCTTCAGCGATCAGCATATCGCCAAGCTTCTGAGCGACGACGCGATCGGCATCGCCCGGCGGACGGTGGCTAAGTACCGCGAGGCGATGGGCATCCTTCCTTCTTCCCGGCGGCGGCAGCCTTATTTGCGCAAATAG